From the Gemmatimonadales bacterium genome, the window CCCTTGGAGGTCACATGAGGCGAGTCACTGGCATCGGCGGCATCTTCTTCAAGGCCAAGGACGCTCCTTCACTGCAGGCTTGGTACAAGAAGCACCTGGGAATCGATGTCCAAGTCTGGGGCGGAGCGGCCTTCGATTGGACCGACGCCGAGGGCAAGCCGGTCGCCGGCACAACGGCCTGGAGCATCGATCCGCAAGACAGTGCTCACTTTGCTCCGAGCTCTGCTCCCTTCATGGTCAACTACCGAGTGGAAGACCTCCATGCCCTGGTCAAGGCTTTGAAGGAAGAAGGCTGCAACGTGCTC encodes:
- a CDS encoding VOC family protein, which translates into the protein MRRVTGIGGIFFKAKDAPSLQAWYKKHLGIDVQVWGGAAFDWTDAEGKPVAGTTAWSIDPQDSAHFAPSSAPFMVNYRVEDLHALVKALKEEGCNVLEKIDESEYGKFAWVIDPEGNKVELWQPPEGQ